GGTGTGGAGTAGGGCGGTGTGGCCACCATTATCAATACCGATAAAGGTGTGTGGTGACTGGGCGCTGATAATGGCGTTAACAGCAGCGGTCAAAGAGCCATCAGTACTATTTTTAAAGCCTACAGGCATTGATAGTCCGGAGGCCATTTCTCGGTGAGTTTGCGACTCAGTTGTTCGAGCGCCAACCGCTGACCAGCTGATGAGATCTGCAATATATTGAGGTGTTACAGGGTCTAATGCTTCTGTCGCCGTGGGTAATCCAAGTTCTGCAATCCATGACAAAAGTTCTCGTGCTTTGGTCAAGCCAAGGTTCATATCGTTTGAGCCATCGATGTTAGGATCATTAATTAAGCCTTTCCAGCCAACATTGGTCCTCGGTTTTTCAAAGTAAGTTCGCATGACAATAAAAAATTTATCAGATAACTCGTCATGGAGACGCTTAAGACATTTGGCATACTCTTTTGCGCTATCTAAGTCATGGATAGAGCAGGGGCCAGCGATTATTAAAGTGCGTTCATCGGTTCCATCTAAAATATTTTGAATGCTAGCTCTGCCTTGAATTACGGTATTGGCAGCTTTCTCAGTTAGAGGAAGCTTTATTTTAAGTGCTTCTGGTGTCATCAACAGGTCGAGACGATTGATATTGACGTTGTTGATGGTATTGTGTGTTAGAGCCATAGTAGGTTCCTCTTACAGCCTATTGAACTGGTTGCTAAGTGCATGATGATCAAGCTTGGTGGCTAAAATGTCGTGCATAGGGTATGAGCCCAACAGAGTGACTTCCGAAGCTATCTGTTTCAGTTCGACAAGTGCTTTTTCAATAATCAGATCAGAAGCGTTACCTTCGAAATCAATATAAAATAATTCTTGCCAAGGCTTGGTCGGGATTGGCCGAGACTCTAGCTTGGTCATATTAATGCTGTGGCTTTTAAAGACCTGCAAGCAATCCAACAAAGCCCCGGGCTTTTGAGGTGTCTGTAGCGTCAAGGTCGTTTTAGCGGGTATTGTACTCGGTACTTCGATCGTCTTTTTAGCGACCAGCAGGAAGCGGGTGTAATTTTCTTGATAATTGTTAATACCGTAACTAAGAACTTCCAAGCCAGAGTTTTCAGCCGCTTGTTCGCTGGCTATTGCTGCAATACTAGGGTTTTGATACTCCGCAACCAGTTTAAGGGCAGAGCTGGTGCTACTTCTAAAGTGACTGTTAATGTTTGGATGCTCATTGAAGAAACTCTTACATTGAGCAATCGCCTGTGGGTGCGAGTAGACATCTTTAATGTCATCGATGGTGGCACCTTGGGTAGCGACAAGGCAGTGTTTTACCTTTAGCTTTTCTTCGCCAACAATGTTGAGTTTGTACTCCAGCAGTAAATCGTAGACCTCAGTAATGTTGCCCGCGGTGGTGTTTTCAATCGGCACAATGCCTAAATCGACTCGGCCTGACTCAATCGCTTTAAAGATCGATAAAAAACTAGGACAATACTCTGACTCAAAGCGACGCTTTTTTGTGGCAAAGTGTTGCTGGGCCGCGATGTGGCTATAGGAGTCTGGCTCTCCAAGGACGGCGAGCGTAAGAGGCTCTAGTGAATCTGAAGAGGTGTTCTCAAGGATATAGTCGTACTGACTTCTCACAGAGTCTTCAATAATGTTATGGAATAGGCTTAGAGTGACGCTAGGGTCAATGCCTAGATGTTGACCTTTAGCGGTAAGGTTGGTCAGCAAATTCTTTTCCTGAGCTTGATCCCTCACTTTTTTGTTGGTGGTCAACTTATTCGCCGCCACGGCAAGACTCAGCTTGCGACGTTCAGCGAATATTTTGAGCAACTCTTCATCAAGGCGCCCAATCGACTGACGCAGATTATTCAAGCTATTGACTCCCCCTGATGGAGCACTTCTTTCTTCTTTCATCTTGATATCTCACTGATTTACATATTTATTCTTGGCAAAAAAAAACCTCCCAGTGGGAGGTTTTTGCGTTGTTCTATTTACTTTTTTCTAAGCGAACACAGCTCCTCCCAAGAACTTTGGAGTAAAAAAGTAAAAATAATATTGCTGTGCCGTCATATTCATGGCTTTGATAGTAACTCTATTAATAAAAGCAAGTCAACAATGAATTGGTTATATACGAGCAACCGTTTTACCGAATGAACTGTTTAAGGTGGACTGGGTAGAGTAATAAATGTAGCCTTAGCCTACGTTATATAGTTCAACGAAAACCAAGAGTGAAGAATGACACTTTTTTACTACATCGCATCTTTTATTACGCTAATCCTCATCATATACGCGGCTTACTTACTGTTAAAGCTAAGAAGTCAGAGAGCGCATAAAAAAGTTACAGAGGCAGCTTTTGCTAAAAAACAGCATTCTCAAATGAGTTCGGTGGTGGGTAGTATTGTTGATATTTCAAAAGCTATGCAGCAGGAGCAGTGCCCGGTTATCGAAGGTTGCGTTCGGCTAAAAGTTTTGATTGATCAGCTACGTTTGAGTGAAGACGAAAAAAAACCATTCGAGATTTACTATACGGTGTACGATAAAACCGAGCATATCCCAACCCACCAAGCTTGGACAGAACTCGAAAAGCAGCAACAAATGAAATTTACCAAGGAAATGATGATGGTAGAAGCTGAACACCGTGACGAAATAAAAGAAGCCGTTGATAAAACGGTGGAGCACTTTAAGGACATGGCTGATAAGCTTAAGTCTGATTAAATGGCGCACCCGGCAGGAGTCGAACCTGCGACCTTCGCCTCCGGAGGGCGACGCTCTATCCAACTGAGCTACGGGTGCGTAATTTAAAATCTAACCTGCTAAATAGGCTTAATGCAACTGGTGAGTTTTTGTTGGAGCTTCGCTCCAAATCCAACTGTACCCTTGTCTTCTTTGAAGACGGGGCAGGCCCAGCTACGGGTTTGTAACGTTAACTGTTTACTTCCAACAATGTGTTTATGCTGCAAGTCCTAACTTTAACCGGCGGTATTCTGACAAGTCTTGATTTTTTTATCAAGTTAAAAAGCACAAGGCGCTTGAGCCGTAACTATTTTACCTGACTTTGGATCTTTAATGGTTAAAGATTCCGCATGAAGTAGCAACCGAGAAGCCTTCATGTCGGAGCCATGCTTTGAATATAGGTTGCAGCCTAAGATTGGGTGGCCTAGTTCAAGGCAGTGTAAGCGCAGTTGATGGCTTCTGCCAGTTATTGGCGTTAGCTTGAGTCGAGTGCAGTTGTTGTTGCTGTCTCGTTCTAGAACGTGCCACTCGGTTACCGCTTTCTTTCCATCGTCAAAGTCAATCTTTTGCTTTGGGCGATTAGGCCAGTCAGCAATCATGGGTTTATCAATAATGCCATGATCGTTCTCCACTAAACCATCAACCATAGCGATGTAGTGCTTTTGCGTTTCACGATGCTCGAACTGTCGGCTGATTTCTCGATGCGCCATTTTGCTCAGTGCTACTACCATAATGCCTGAAGTCGCCATGTCGAGGCGGTGAACAACCGTAGCCGTCTGAGATTTTGGGTGTTGCTGAAGTCGTGTGATTAAGCAGTCTTTGTTCTCTTGGTGACGGCCAGGTATGGTCAGGAGTCCAGCAGGCTTAGCTACAAATAAGAAATTTTTATTCGGCAGAATAATGCGCACTGGGGCAGGGCAGAAAGGAACGATGTGGTATTCTTTATCAGACATACGACTACTTTTTATTTTTATGTAATGGTTTTTGCGCGACCATAAACGCACGTTTAGGCGCAGGGTAGCCTTCAATGGTGATGCTTTTGTCCTCCGGATCTAAGTAGTCGCCCAATGATTGGAACGTCATCCAGTCAGTTGCCCGTTGCTCCTCTAAGCTGGTGGTTGATACGTTGGCAACTTGTACATTGTCTAGCCCGCATTTTCGCATCCAGTTTTGAAGCATGCCTGTGGTGGGTATGAACCACACATTATTCATTTGGGCATAGCGATCTTTCGGGATTAGGCATTGATCGTCATCTCCCTCGATGACCAATGTTTCGAGCACTAATTCGCCACCCGGTTTAAGTAAATTTTTAAGGTGCAGAATATGATCGATCGGTGAGCGGCGGTGGTACAGAACGCCCATGGAAAAGATCGTGTCAAAACCCTGTTTACCCATATTTTGTGGCATATACTCAAGACCAATGGGTAGGTAATGAACGGGGTGCTCGGAAAGATATTGCTGCATGATTGCAAATTGCATCAAGAACAATTGCGATGGGTCAATCCCCAAAACCATTTTCGGTTTTTGCGCCGCCATACGCCAACAGTGGTAGCCATTACCACAGCCGACATCCAGCACAATTCTGTCGTTGAGTGGGGTGATATGGTTTTTAATCCGATCCCACTTCCAGTCAGAACGCCATTCTGTATCGATATGATGTCCAAACAAATGAAAAGGGCCTTTACGCCAGGGATGGAACTGCTTCAACAATTGTTCGAGATTCTGATGCTGCTCCTCATTGAGCTGTCCGCGGCTTCCGATAGCTACTTTATCTGTAATATCGATGTCATCAGGCTTGATCTCAGGTAGCTGTTTTAATAGCTCAATCCATTGTGTGATGTTGCCATGGGTATAGTCAGCCATGCGTTGATGCACAGCGTCTTTGAAGGAATCTACCCAAGGGTGAAGGCGAGTGTTGGCTAAGGCGTTGTAAGTATCGTTAAAGCTAAACATATTATTTGACGACAATAAAGGATGCGAAATTATAATGTTGGAACCAAGTATCAAACTGACTGAAGCCAGCTTTTACAAAGCGCTGGTAGTGCTGCTCTCGGGTATCTGGGATGAGCACATTTTCTAAAGCGGCACGTTTTTGTGCAATCTCCATGTCGCTATAGCCATTTTGTTTTTTGAAGTCATGATGGATATCAATGATATTGTGATCGAGTGACGTAGAGCCCATGGTAAGTTTTTCGGAAAGTACTAATGCACCGCCTGGGTTCATTCCTTGATAAATGTTATTGAGGAGGGTTTGACGTTGATCTCTAGGCAAAAACTGTAGCGTGAAATTCAACACAACGAAGCTGGCGTTTTCAAACTTCAGATCGCTGATGTCTGCCTCAATAACATCTACTGGCATGGCAAAATTGTAGCCTGACTGAATCAGTGTGCAACGCTCAATCATCGCTTTTGAGTTGTCTACTGCGATAATCTTGCTGGTTTTGTCGTTGACGGCTTCACGGATAGATAGGGTTGCGGCGCCAAGAGAACAGCCAAGATCGTAGATTGAACTGTGTGGTTGCGCATACTTCTTAGCCAGTTGCCCGATACCATCAATAATCGAGGTGTAGCCTGGCACAGATCGCTTAATCATATCAGGGAAGACTTCTACAACTTTTTGATCAAAGTTGAAGGACTCAACCTGTTCTAGCTGATCAGCGTAAATATTATCCTTTTTGCTCATAAAATGATGATTTAAGTAGGGTTCAACATCGATGGCGTAATTCTACTATAATAAGACGAGGTTACCATGATTTATTGAAGAAGGTGGGTATGGATTCACTCGAAAGCATCCGGGCGAATATTGATCGGGTTGATGAGACCTTAGTTCAGTTGATAGAGCAGCGTGCAGAACTGGTTCAGCTGTTAATCAGCGTTAAAGCCAAACAGGGCTTAACCGCGCGTATTCCTGAAAGAGAGGAAGCTATTCTCGACGCACTGCATCAGCGACACGGCAAGCACTTCAGCAAAGAAGAGCTTGAATCTATTTATCGACCAATTTTTGATGCTTGTGTAAGGCTACAGCTTGAGTAGTTGAATGATAAGACTTTAGGCATAAAAAAGCCCCCAATAAAGGGGGCTAAAAATTGCGTCTCAAAATGAGAAGGAGATATTTTGAGAAGCGAACACATTGTTAGGGGTAGTTAACTTTGTGCTCAGTGGTACTTTAATTGACAGCATTTGATATTGCCATATGCCAATTGTAACAGTTTGTAACATTGTAAACTGATAATTTATGGGTCAATTTAGGCACTAACCTAGACCTGTTTCACATTTTTTACTATGCTAACCGAAATCCAAACAATGAGTAGTTGTATGAAAAATATACTGTTTTTCATAGGGTTGGCTTTATTTGGCGCTACGGGTTCGATGTCGAGCTCAGCAGCAGAGAATAAAGGGCTAACGCTAGAAGATATTTCTAAAATTGAGTCAGTTCGATCGGCTAAGGTTTCTCCGGATGGCAAGTGGGTTGCTTATACTAAAAGTAACAAGCGCAAACCTTATATTGATGATGATGGCCCGGCATGGTCTGAGCTGTATGTGAAGCCTATCGGTAGCGATGCAAAGCCATTTATTACCGGTAAAGTGAATATCGGTTCGGTCAGCTGGTCCCACGATAGCAAGACTCTTTATTACATCGCGATGCGTAACGATGATACTTTCGCAGGTGTTTATAGTATCCCAGTAGACGGCGGTGAGTCGCAGAAGGTTGTTGGTGTACAAAACAACATTTTGAGCTACACCCTAAATAATGACAGCAGCAAAATGGTCTTTATTGCCAAAGAGGGTGCTCCTAATCATAAAGAGCAACTGGTGCAAAAAGGTTTCCAAGCAAATGTTTATGAAGAAGACATTAAACACGTTCACGCTTGGGAATATGCCTTAAACGACGAGGATGCTGAGCCTAAGAAACTTGATATTGATGGCAGCGTTATCAGCGCCAAGTTCAGCCCTGTGTCAGACCAGCTAATGGTCCAAGTTTCTCCGACCCCGCTAATTGACGACATCTACATGAAGAAAAGCCTTCAAGTTATTGATTTAGATGGTGATGTGGTAGCGAGTTTCAAAACCAAAGGTAAGCAGGGTAAAGCGGTTTGGTCGACTGATGGTGAGAATATCGCTTTTTTAGGAGCGAATGATTATAACGATCCCACAGCTGGTGCTTTGTACATCGCAAACGTCGATGATGAAACTGTGTCTAAGCGTGTGACTAACGATACCAGCCATGTGATGGATGTGGCTTGGCACAATGATGATCTGATCTATATCGAGCATCAGGGTTTAGAAAGTCGTGTAGTAAAAGCTGCGTTTAAGCGTCGCATTGCGGCAATGCCTTTGGTGGATTATGGGCAAGGTATTCAACGAAGCCTATCCGTTGCCAACAATGGTGCCGTTTATGTATTAGCAGATACTGCGAAGCATCCTTCAGAGCTTTTCGCGGTGACTTCTTCAGGAATGCAGCGTTTAACAAACTCTAATACTTGGCTTGATGACGTTGAGCTAGCGAAACAAGAAGGCTTTGAGTATGAGGCGCGAGACGGCCTTAAGATTCAAGGCGTTTTGGTTTACCCGCTTAACTATAAAAAAGGAAAGCGCTACCCGATGATTGCCTTCATCCATGGTGGTCCTGAAGCGCACCGTTCTAATGGCTGGAATACTCGCTATGCGGATCCAATCCAAGCGGTTGCCGCCAAAGGGTACTTTGCCTTTATTCCAAACTATCGTGGTAGCACGGGGCGAGGTGATGAGTTTGCGCGTCTCGATCAACATGCTTACGCTGATCCAGAGTTCACTGACATTCTTGATGGTAAGCTTGCTCTAGTCGAAAAGGGCATGGTTGATGCTGATAAAGTTGGTATCACTGGCGGCTCTTACGGCGGTTATGCTACGGCTTGGTCTGCAACGAAACTATCTGAGCACTACGCGGCAGCAGTCATGTTTGTAGGTATTTCAAACCAATTATCCAAGTTCGGTACGACAGATATTCCTAACGAAATGCATGCCGTTCATGCTCGTGCGTGGCCT
The DNA window shown above is from Kangiella marina and carries:
- a CDS encoding 3-deoxy-7-phosphoheptulonate synthase yields the protein MALTHNTINNVNINRLDLLMTPEALKIKLPLTEKAANTVIQGRASIQNILDGTDERTLIIAGPCSIHDLDSAKEYAKCLKRLHDELSDKFFIVMRTYFEKPRTNVGWKGLINDPNIDGSNDMNLGLTKARELLSWIAELGLPTATEALDPVTPQYIADLISWSAVGARTTESQTHREMASGLSMPVGFKNSTDGSLTAAVNAIISAQSPHTFIGIDNGGHTALLHTNGNPYSHIILRGGKQPNYDADSVSQCIADLKQANIKPQIIIDASHGNSSKDFTKQPGVARDVMAQIKAGNTSIKGIMLESHLVEGNQKLSNQLQYGQSITDSCIGWETTEELLRSL
- the pheA gene encoding prephenate dehydratase, which translates into the protein MKEERSAPSGGVNSLNNLRQSIGRLDEELLKIFAERRKLSLAVAANKLTTNKKVRDQAQEKNLLTNLTAKGQHLGIDPSVTLSLFHNIIEDSVRSQYDYILENTSSDSLEPLTLAVLGEPDSYSHIAAQQHFATKKRRFESEYCPSFLSIFKAIESGRVDLGIVPIENTTAGNITEVYDLLLEYKLNIVGEEKLKVKHCLVATQGATIDDIKDVYSHPQAIAQCKSFFNEHPNINSHFRSSTSSALKLVAEYQNPSIAAIASEQAAENSGLEVLSYGINNYQENYTRFLLVAKKTIEVPSTIPAKTTLTLQTPQKPGALLDCLQVFKSHSINMTKLESRPIPTKPWQELFYIDFEGNASDLIIEKALVELKQIASEVTLLGSYPMHDILATKLDHHALSNQFNRL
- a CDS encoding DUF2489 domain-containing protein, whose product is MTLFYYIASFITLILIIYAAYLLLKLRSQRAHKKVTEAAFAKKQHSQMSSVVGSIVDISKAMQQEQCPVIEGCVRLKVLIDQLRLSEDEKKPFEIYYTVYDKTEHIPTHQAWTELEKQQQMKFTKEMMMVEAEHRDEIKEAVDKTVEHFKDMADKLKSD
- a CDS encoding pseudouridine synthase, which translates into the protein MSDKEYHIVPFCPAPVRIILPNKNFLFVAKPAGLLTIPGRHQENKDCLITRLQQHPKSQTATVVHRLDMATSGIMVVALSKMAHREISRQFEHRETQKHYIAMVDGLVENDHGIIDKPMIADWPNRPKQKIDFDDGKKAVTEWHVLERDSNNNCTRLKLTPITGRSHQLRLHCLELGHPILGCNLYSKHGSDMKASRLLLHAESLTIKDPKSGKIVTAQAPCAF
- the cmoB gene encoding tRNA 5-methoxyuridine(34)/uridine 5-oxyacetic acid(34) synthase CmoB, translated to MFSFNDTYNALANTRLHPWVDSFKDAVHQRMADYTHGNITQWIELLKQLPEIKPDDIDITDKVAIGSRGQLNEEQHQNLEQLLKQFHPWRKGPFHLFGHHIDTEWRSDWKWDRIKNHITPLNDRIVLDVGCGNGYHCWRMAAQKPKMVLGIDPSQLFLMQFAIMQQYLSEHPVHYLPIGLEYMPQNMGKQGFDTIFSMGVLYHRRSPIDHILHLKNLLKPGGELVLETLVIEGDDDQCLIPKDRYAQMNNVWFIPTTGMLQNWMRKCGLDNVQVANVSTTSLEEQRATDWMTFQSLGDYLDPEDKSITIEGYPAPKRAFMVAQKPLHKNKK
- the cmoA gene encoding carboxy-S-adenosyl-L-methionine synthase CmoA, coding for MSKKDNIYADQLEQVESFNFDQKVVEVFPDMIKRSVPGYTSIIDGIGQLAKKYAQPHSSIYDLGCSLGAATLSIREAVNDKTSKIIAVDNSKAMIERCTLIQSGYNFAMPVDVIEADISDLKFENASFVVLNFTLQFLPRDQRQTLLNNIYQGMNPGGALVLSEKLTMGSTSLDHNIIDIHHDFKKQNGYSDMEIAQKRAALENVLIPDTREQHYQRFVKAGFSQFDTWFQHYNFASFIVVK
- a CDS encoding chorismate mutase, whose product is MDSLESIRANIDRVDETLVQLIEQRAELVQLLISVKAKQGLTARIPEREEAILDALHQRHGKHFSKEELESIYRPIFDACVRLQLE
- a CDS encoding S9 family peptidase, which gives rise to MKNILFFIGLALFGATGSMSSSAAENKGLTLEDISKIESVRSAKVSPDGKWVAYTKSNKRKPYIDDDGPAWSELYVKPIGSDAKPFITGKVNIGSVSWSHDSKTLYYIAMRNDDTFAGVYSIPVDGGESQKVVGVQNNILSYTLNNDSSKMVFIAKEGAPNHKEQLVQKGFQANVYEEDIKHVHAWEYALNDEDAEPKKLDIDGSVISAKFSPVSDQLMVQVSPTPLIDDIYMKKSLQVIDLDGDVVASFKTKGKQGKAVWSTDGENIAFLGANDYNDPTAGALYIANVDDETVSKRVTNDTSHVMDVAWHNDDLIYIEHQGLESRVVKAAFKRRIAAMPLVDYGQGIQRSLSVANNGAVYVLADTAKHPSELFAVTSSGMQRLTNSNTWLDDVELAKQEGFEYEARDGLKIQGVLVYPLNYKKGKRYPMIAFIHGGPEAHRSNGWNTRYADPIQAVAAKGYFAFIPNYRGSTGRGDEFARLDQHAYADPEFTDILDGKLALVEKGMVDADKVGITGGSYGGYATAWSATKLSEHYAAAVMFVGISNQLSKFGTTDIPNEMHAVHARAWPWDDYQWMLETSPIYHVKNAQTPLLIMHGDSDTRVHPSQSMELYRYVKTLGQAPVRLVLYPGEGHGNRKAAGQYDYSLRLVRWMDHYLKGDGGEPPAYDLKHEKKLEELNEKDKSDKKDD